One Vicinamibacterales bacterium DNA window includes the following coding sequences:
- a CDS encoding methyltransferase domain-containing protein, producing MATNESNIEQQAPQTESALVRARYDRTARHYDIMTWPMEVMAMDRYRSRLIAEVDGARVLEVGVGTGRNLSLYPDAVQVDAIDFSPRMLERAQRRPPRANVRLALMDVQELAWPSETFDTVVSTCVFCSVPDALKGLQEIRRVLRAGGRALFLEHVRPGAPWLAALFDWLDPFVSRRGPHINRRTMETIRAAGFVVEREENLMSDVLKLVVAHP from the coding sequence ATGGCGACAAACGAATCGAACATCGAGCAACAGGCGCCGCAAACCGAGAGTGCGCTCGTTCGCGCGCGATACGACCGCACCGCTCGACACTACGACATCATGACCTGGCCGATGGAGGTGATGGCGATGGATCGCTATCGCAGTCGGCTCATCGCCGAAGTCGACGGAGCACGGGTGCTCGAGGTGGGAGTGGGCACCGGTCGCAACCTGTCCCTCTATCCCGATGCCGTGCAGGTGGACGCCATCGACTTCAGCCCGCGGATGCTGGAGCGCGCTCAGCGTCGACCGCCGCGCGCCAACGTCCGCCTGGCGCTCATGGATGTCCAAGAACTCGCGTGGCCGTCCGAGACCTTCGACACGGTCGTATCGACGTGCGTCTTCTGTTCAGTGCCCGACGCGCTGAAGGGCCTGCAGGAGATACGTCGTGTGCTGCGTGCGGGAGGCCGGGCTCTATTCCTGGAGCATGTGCGACCCGGGGCACCGTGGCTGGCGGCGCTGTTCGACTGGCTCGATCCGTTCGTGTCCCGGCGTGGCCCACACATCAACCGGCGAACGATGGAGACCATCCGCGCGGCGGGCTTCGTCGTCGAGCGCGAAGAGAACCTGATGTCGGACGTGCTCAAGCTCGTCGTGGCCCACCCCTGA
- a CDS encoding glycoside hydrolase family 57 protein → MEIWHDTVDAPRRPRRVSPGETIDVMVGTWPIGVGQSVSVTWEVVAADGARREGATPAAWHHNDTVNSSWTAPLGPFAEGDEVTYTVQGTSPDGEVHTPTFAFRVKPALYIAWLWHQHQPLYRDPSAADAAGSYRAPWVRLHALRDYYSMAALAAQHDVHVTFNLTPVLLRQIDDYLLHGASDVALELTRRPAESLSRTQIEDLLSTFFDADWHHQIFQHARYRQLFEQRMRGDKFSRQDLRDLQMWFNLAWFGHEFRTAAMRLTTGETVDVARFVRQQRGFTHAEVLAMVDEQYKLLRAVVPIHRALQEAGQIEVSTTPAFHPILPLLIDSDRAAIDRAGASRPPRYAHPDDAAGHLDFARSDYATRFGRQPRGLWPAEGAVSADAVEMVGADGFAWLATDAGVLARSGRWGYRASEPEVLCQPYRTVSERQAVAIFFRHTDLSDGVGFRYGQYTDQEAAVQDFLQAVETQVVDRLDGDDDRVLTIVLDGENAWGGYPDDGRLFLHALYRRLASSPRFRTVTFSEYLLGNPARGIRPHPLDKLATVHELATGSWIDEPGSDAGVDLGTWIGEPEENAAWTLLGAARSTLARVATTVPGAKPAHVSLMAAEGSDWFWWFGSDQESRNDASFDELFRAHLRGVYHALGEDPPAELDEAIVPHPVVWTFAHPVSRIGRRDQLTVRTNCPGRLTFRVGDGPERTAGLTAVGGVMAGARRFQVTLGPFPAEAHALTFRFHCEHVGCPHDAPCCFGLSHAVTVGRAPATAP, encoded by the coding sequence ATGGAAATCTGGCATGACACCGTCGATGCGCCGCGACGGCCGCGGCGGGTCAGTCCCGGCGAGACCATCGACGTCATGGTCGGCACGTGGCCGATCGGCGTCGGGCAGTCGGTATCGGTGACCTGGGAGGTCGTCGCCGCTGATGGCGCGCGTCGCGAGGGTGCGACGCCGGCCGCCTGGCACCACAACGACACCGTGAACAGCTCCTGGACGGCTCCGCTCGGTCCGTTCGCCGAGGGCGACGAGGTCACGTATACGGTGCAGGGGACATCACCGGACGGCGAGGTGCACACGCCGACGTTCGCGTTCCGCGTCAAGCCCGCGCTGTACATCGCCTGGCTCTGGCACCAGCATCAGCCGCTCTATCGCGATCCGAGCGCGGCAGACGCCGCCGGGAGCTACCGCGCGCCGTGGGTGCGCCTGCACGCGCTTCGTGACTACTACTCCATGGCCGCACTGGCGGCGCAGCATGACGTGCACGTCACGTTCAACCTCACGCCCGTCCTACTCCGTCAGATCGACGACTACTTGTTGCACGGCGCCAGTGACGTGGCCCTGGAGCTGACGCGACGTCCAGCCGAGTCGCTCAGCCGGACACAGATCGAGGACCTGCTGTCGACATTCTTCGACGCCGACTGGCATCACCAGATCTTCCAGCATGCGCGCTATCGCCAACTGTTCGAACAGCGGATGCGGGGCGACAAGTTCTCGCGCCAGGACCTCCGCGACCTGCAGATGTGGTTCAACCTCGCCTGGTTCGGACACGAGTTCCGCACTGCGGCCATGCGTCTAACCACCGGGGAGACGGTGGACGTGGCTCGGTTCGTGCGACAGCAGCGCGGGTTCACTCACGCGGAGGTCCTGGCGATGGTCGACGAGCAGTACAAGCTCCTGCGCGCCGTCGTACCCATTCATCGAGCGCTTCAGGAGGCCGGGCAAATCGAAGTCAGCACGACGCCGGCGTTCCACCCGATCCTGCCCCTCCTGATCGACTCTGACCGGGCTGCCATCGACCGCGCGGGGGCCTCACGCCCACCACGCTATGCGCATCCCGATGACGCCGCGGGGCACCTCGACTTCGCACGATCCGACTACGCCACGCGGTTTGGCCGCCAGCCGCGAGGGCTCTGGCCGGCCGAGGGCGCGGTGTCCGCCGACGCCGTCGAGATGGTCGGGGCGGACGGCTTTGCCTGGCTGGCCACGGATGCCGGCGTGCTCGCGCGATCCGGCCGGTGGGGCTATCGAGCCTCCGAGCCCGAGGTGCTGTGCCAACCGTACCGCACGGTGTCTGAGCGCCAGGCCGTCGCGATCTTCTTTCGACACACCGACCTGTCTGATGGCGTCGGGTTTCGCTACGGGCAATACACGGACCAGGAGGCCGCGGTCCAGGACTTCCTCCAGGCGGTCGAGACGCAGGTCGTCGACCGACTGGACGGGGACGACGACCGCGTGTTGACGATCGTGCTCGACGGCGAGAACGCGTGGGGCGGATATCCCGATGACGGGAGGCTGTTCCTACACGCGCTCTACCGCCGCCTGGCGTCGAGTCCCCGGTTCAGAACGGTCACGTTCTCGGAGTATCTCCTCGGTAATCCTGCACGAGGCATTCGGCCCCATCCACTCGACAAGCTGGCGACCGTCCATGAGTTGGCGACCGGGTCCTGGATCGACGAACCCGGGTCCGATGCGGGCGTGGACCTCGGGACGTGGATCGGAGAACCCGAAGAGAACGCTGCGTGGACCTTACTGGGCGCCGCGAGATCGACCCTGGCCCGCGTGGCGACCACTGTGCCAGGGGCGAAACCAGCGCACGTCTCCCTCATGGCGGCCGAAGGGTCCGACTGGTTCTGGTGGTTCGGCAGCGACCAGGAGTCGCGGAACGACGCGTCGTTCGACGAGCTCTTTCGGGCACATCTGCGAGGCGTCTATCACGCCCTCGGCGAGGACCCGCCGGCAGAACTGGATGAGGCGATCGTCCCGCATCCCGTGGTGTGGACGTTCGCGCATCCGGTGTCACGGATCGGTCGGCGTGACCAGTTGACGGTCCGCACGAACTGTCCCGGTCGGCTTACGTTTCGCGTCGGCGACGGCCCCGAACGGACGGCGGGCCTGACGGCCGTGGGCGGTGTCATGGCCGGCGCGAGGAGGTTTCAGGTCACGCTCGGCCCATTTCCGGCCGAGGCCCACGCCCTCACGTTTCGATTCCATTGCGAACACGTCGGATGTCCGCACGACGCGCCGTGCTGCTTCGGACTGTCGCACGCCGTGACTGTCGGACGGGCGCCTGCCACGGCGCCTTGA
- a CDS encoding ATP-binding protein yields MTTCECSNAHERRRIVLTGGPGAGKTALLELIRQSFCAHVRVLPEAASIVFGGGFPRHDDRECQRAAQRAIYHVQRQLEITGDSHNPAIVLCDRGILDGLAYWPGPAEDYWGALGTSRDVERARYDAVIHLRTPTAELGYNHQNPLRTESAARAGEVDALILQAWDGHPRRWLIESSADFLDKAARALDVLRGELPECCRGHEVPSVRDRAHQHLSSKQPRDREEW; encoded by the coding sequence ATGACCACCTGTGAATGTAGCAACGCCCATGAACGGCGGCGCATTGTGCTGACTGGCGGACCAGGCGCCGGCAAGACGGCGCTCCTCGAGTTGATCCGCCAGTCGTTCTGCGCTCACGTCAGGGTGCTGCCGGAGGCGGCGAGCATCGTGTTCGGCGGCGGGTTTCCGCGGCATGACGACCGTGAATGTCAGCGCGCGGCGCAGCGAGCGATTTACCACGTCCAACGGCAGTTGGAGATCACGGGCGACAGCCACAATCCGGCGATAGTGCTGTGCGATCGCGGCATCCTCGACGGGTTGGCGTACTGGCCCGGTCCCGCCGAAGACTACTGGGGGGCGCTCGGCACCAGCCGCGACGTGGAACGCGCTCGATACGACGCCGTCATCCACTTGCGAACCCCGACGGCCGAGCTCGGCTACAACCACCAGAATCCGCTCCGGACTGAGTCGGCTGCACGGGCAGGCGAAGTGGATGCGCTCATCCTGCAAGCCTGGGACGGCCATCCCAGGCGGTGGCTCATCGAGTCGTCGGCGGATTTCCTGGACAAGGCGGCGCGCGCACTGGATGTCCTGCGCGGTGAGCTGCCGGAGTGTTGCCGCGGTCACGAAGTCCCGTCCGTTCGTGACCGCGCACATCAGCATCTGTCAAGCAAGCAACCCCGGGATCGTGAGGAGTGGTAG
- a CDS encoding cation-translocating P-type ATPase produces the protein MTRSQTANLSGTVMTPAVRGLSSSEAQRRLAQTGPNELRREQAASRVVLLARQFASPVIWLLAGAAVVSTVFGEFLDAGAIGAIVLINAVIGFVQEHRAERAIQALRSMTAPKARVLRDGASVMVAASAVVPGDILILEAGDITAADARLVTAHALTTNEAALTGESAPVEKRAGPSAPGAPLAERHDTVFMGTSIATGTASAEVVATGMQTELGRIAHLLATAQDTVTPLQRRLARVSQTLLVICGGIVALVAIAGVLRGWSVLDVFMAAVSLAVAAVPEGLPAVVTIALAVGVQRMAARHVLIRRLPAVETLGCATVICTDKTGTLTTGAMRVRELWGADHDALLAAAASCCDAELRSDGAGCVGDPTEVAILIAAAARGIHRSEIERVNPRVAETPFDSTTKRMVIERADGRRFIKGAVESLLPMCSQGTDHASAANDQMAARGLRVLAVAVGPAGATDQSSLLGLVGIADPPRTEAIEAVAAARAAGIATVMITGDHPVTARAIATELGILPTADPAEERVHARATPEDKIGIVRAWKARGAVVAMTGDGVNDAPALREAHIGIAMGLTGTEVTREASDMVLADDNFASIVAAIREGRGIFDNIRKTLVYLLSGNTAELAVMLVAALAGWPLPLLPLHLLWINVVTDGLPALALVVDPPEGDVLQRPPRHPDEPMLGREQWLFIVSTGALQAVATLSVFVWALNSRDLVEARNLAFSVLVFGELFRAFAARSTTRLFWEVGAFTNVRLLGVVVVSVLLQLGIHHIPAAQAIFEIGPLSGPDCALTLLVAMGPVTVIELAKLVRRWTPRQVVGVEA, from the coding sequence GTGACACGGTCGCAGACCGCCAACCTGTCTGGCACGGTGATGACACCGGCCGTTCGTGGCCTGTCGTCGAGCGAGGCGCAACGCCGCCTGGCACAGACAGGACCGAACGAGCTTCGGCGCGAGCAGGCGGCGTCTCGCGTGGTGCTGCTGGCCCGGCAATTTGCGAGCCCCGTGATCTGGTTGCTCGCCGGAGCCGCGGTGGTGTCCACCGTGTTCGGCGAGTTCCTCGACGCCGGCGCGATCGGGGCAATCGTCCTCATCAACGCCGTCATCGGCTTCGTGCAAGAACATCGCGCCGAGCGAGCGATCCAGGCGCTGCGTTCGATGACGGCGCCGAAGGCCCGCGTCCTCCGTGACGGCGCCAGCGTCATGGTGGCGGCGAGCGCGGTCGTCCCCGGCGACATCCTCATCCTCGAGGCGGGGGACATCACGGCGGCCGACGCACGCCTGGTGACCGCTCATGCCCTGACCACGAACGAGGCCGCACTCACCGGAGAGAGTGCGCCGGTAGAGAAGCGGGCGGGCCCGTCGGCACCGGGCGCGCCTCTTGCCGAACGCCACGACACCGTCTTCATGGGTACGTCGATCGCGACTGGAACGGCATCCGCAGAGGTGGTGGCCACCGGAATGCAGACGGAGCTGGGTCGGATCGCGCATCTGCTGGCGACAGCACAGGACACCGTGACGCCCCTGCAGCGGCGCTTGGCGCGGGTCAGTCAGACCCTGCTCGTCATTTGCGGCGGCATCGTGGCGCTGGTCGCCATCGCCGGCGTGCTGCGCGGCTGGTCGGTTCTCGACGTCTTCATGGCCGCTGTCTCGCTGGCGGTCGCGGCGGTGCCCGAGGGGCTGCCGGCCGTGGTCACGATCGCGCTCGCCGTGGGGGTGCAGCGCATGGCGGCACGGCACGTGCTGATTCGGCGGCTGCCAGCCGTGGAGACGCTCGGGTGCGCCACGGTCATCTGTACAGACAAGACCGGAACGCTGACCACCGGGGCCATGCGGGTGCGCGAACTCTGGGGAGCGGACCACGACGCCCTGTTGGCCGCCGCCGCGTCCTGCTGCGATGCGGAACTGCGGTCCGACGGAGCAGGGTGCGTTGGGGATCCGACTGAGGTCGCGATTCTTATCGCGGCAGCCGCGCGGGGCATTCACCGCAGCGAGATCGAGCGTGTGAATCCCCGCGTCGCCGAAACCCCGTTCGACAGCACGACGAAACGAATGGTCATCGAGCGCGCCGACGGCCGCCGGTTCATCAAGGGGGCCGTCGAGAGCCTGCTGCCGATGTGCAGCCAGGGCACGGACCACGCGTCAGCAGCAAATGACCAGATGGCGGCGCGTGGCCTTCGCGTGCTGGCAGTGGCTGTCGGGCCCGCTGGGGCGACGGACCAGTCATCCCTGCTCGGTCTGGTCGGCATCGCCGACCCGCCCCGCACGGAAGCCATCGAGGCCGTCGCCGCCGCCCGGGCTGCGGGCATCGCCACCGTGATGATCACGGGCGACCATCCCGTGACGGCGCGCGCCATTGCGACGGAACTCGGCATCCTGCCGACCGCCGACCCCGCGGAAGAGCGCGTACATGCGCGGGCGACGCCGGAGGACAAGATCGGCATCGTGCGCGCCTGGAAGGCGCGAGGCGCAGTCGTGGCGATGACCGGCGACGGCGTCAACGACGCGCCTGCGCTTCGCGAGGCGCATATCGGCATCGCGATGGGCCTGACGGGCACGGAGGTGACCCGGGAGGCCTCGGACATGGTCCTTGCGGACGACAACTTCGCCAGCATCGTCGCAGCGATTCGCGAGGGCCGCGGCATCTTCGACAACATCCGCAAAACGCTGGTCTACCTGCTGTCCGGCAACACCGCCGAGCTGGCCGTCATGCTGGTGGCCGCGCTGGCGGGCTGGCCGCTGCCGCTGCTCCCGCTGCATCTGCTCTGGATCAACGTCGTCACCGATGGGCTGCCGGCCCTGGCCCTGGTCGTGGATCCGCCTGAAGGCGACGTGTTACAGCGCCCGCCGCGGCATCCCGACGAGCCGATGCTGGGGCGTGAGCAGTGGCTGTTCATCGTGAGCACGGGCGCGCTGCAGGCCGTGGCCACGCTGAGCGTCTTCGTGTGGGCGCTCAACAGCCGCGACCTCGTGGAGGCGCGCAACCTCGCCTTCTCCGTGCTCGTCTTCGGCGAGCTGTTCCGGGCCTTTGCGGCGCGGAGCACGACGCGCCTGTTCTGGGAAGTGGGCGCGTTCACCAACGTGCGGCTGCTGGGCGTGGTGGTCGTCTCGGTTCTCTTGCAGCTGGGGATTCACCACATTCCTGCGGCGCAGGCCATCTTCGAGATTGGCCCGCTGTCTGGTCCCGACTGCGCGTTGACGCTGCTGGTGGCGATGGGGCCGGTCACGGTGATCGAACTGGCCAAGCTCGTGCGCCGGTGGACACCACGGCAGGTCGTGGGAGTCGAGGCATGA